In the genome of Desulfofarcimen acetoxidans DSM 771, one region contains:
- a CDS encoding AbrB/MazE/SpoVT family DNA-binding domain-containing protein, with protein MDQFYIARITTKGQITVPLELRKALNVKEGDYILFEKKGPRVEIKKMMPPNDFDNFARPIRERFEREGITSDDVEEAIKWARGESKK; from the coding sequence ATGGATCAATTTTACATTGCTAGAATAACCACTAAAGGGCAGATAACAGTTCCCCTGGAACTAAGGAAAGCACTTAATGTTAAAGAAGGGGATTACATCCTTTTTGAAAAAAAAGGGCCTCGAGTGGAAATTAAGAAGATGATGCCTCCCAATGATTTCGATAATTTTGCGAGACCGATTAGGGAAAGATTTGAGAGGGAAGGAATAACCTCTGATGATGTTGAGGAAGCGATAAAGTGGGCACGGGGAGAAAGCAAAAAATGA